A genomic segment from Drosophila willistoni isolate 14030-0811.24 chromosome 2L unlocalized genomic scaffold, UCI_dwil_1.1 Seg168, whole genome shotgun sequence encodes:
- the LOC6652420 gene encoding sugar transporter SWEET1 has translation MSALAYDSLLSTTAVISTVFQFLSGSIVCRKYIQKKSTGDSSGLPFICGFLSCSFWLRYGVLTNEQSIVLVNVIGATLFLVYTLVFYVFTINKRCYVKQFALVLLILIGVIWYTNGLTAQPKQMVQITGIVCCVVTVCFFAAPLTSLVHVIRVKNSESLPLPLISTSFFVSLQWLIYGILISDSFIQIPNFLGCILSLLQLSLFVIYPPRTYTGQGYKLVEQAVPF, from the exons ATGTCAGCGTTGGCCTATGATTCGCTGTTATCCACCACGGCGGTGATTAGCACTGTCTTTCAATTCCTTTCAGGATC CATTGTATGccgaaaatatatacaaaagaaAAGCACGGGCGACTCCTCCGGTCTTCCCTTTATTTGCGGCTTCTTATC TTGTAGCTTTTGGCTGCGCTACGGCGTCTTAACCAACGAGCAAAGCATTGTTCTAGTGAATGTAATTGGAGCAACTCTGTTTCTCGTCTATACTTTGGTCTTCTACGTGTTTACAATTAATAAACGCTGTTATGTCAAACAATTTGCATTAGTTCTCCTTATCCTAATAGGAGTAATTTGGTATACGAATGGACTGACCGCACAGCCAAAGCAAATGGTTCAAATAACAG GCATCGTTTGCTGTGTTGTCACTGTCTGTTTTTTTGCGGCACCCCTAACAAGTCTAGTCCATGTGATAAGGGTCAAAAATTCGGAAAGTCTACCCCTCCCACTAATATCCACATCGTTTTTCGTCAGTTTGCAGTGGCTAATCTATGGCATACTAATATCTGATTCATTTATACAG ATACCCAATTTCCTTGGCTGTATATTGTCTCTCTTGCAGCTTAgtctttttgtaatttatcCACCGCGTACTTATACGGGCCAAGGCTATAAACTAGTCGAACAGGCTGTGCCGTTTTAA
- the LOC6652189 gene encoding vacuolar protein sorting-associated protein 28 homolog, producing the protein MHENSPELYEEVKLFRNARERERYDNMADLYAIINTIQQLEKAYIRDCITPQEYTAACSKHLVQFKIAFKQVQSDEFPTVDTFVKKFRLDCPAALERIREDRPITIRDDKGNTSKCIAEIVSLFITIMDKLRLQINTMDALQPDVKDLADNMNRLSLIPEDFDAKQKVEKWLSTLNEMQASDALNESQVRQILFDLESSYADFNKLLHSQ; encoded by the coding sequence ATGCATGAGAATAGTCCTGAGCTGTACGAAGAGGTGAAGCTGTTTCGAAATGCTCGTGAGCGTGAGCGATACGACAACATGGCCGATTTGTATGCCATAATTAACACCATACAACAGCTGGAAAAGGCCTACATCCGTGACTGCATCACACCCCAGGAGTACACAGCCGCCTGCTCTAAGCATTTGGTTCAGTTCAAGATAGCTTTCAAGCAAGTCCAGAGTGACGAGTTCCCCACGGTGGACACATTTGTGAAGAAGTTCCGCCTTGACTGCCCGGCTGCCTTGGAGCGTATCCGTGAGGATCGCCCAATCACGATACGCGATGACAAGGGCAACACATCCAAGTGCATTGCGGAAATAGTTTCTCTGTTCATCACAATAATGGACAAACTACGTCTTCAGATCAATACGATGGATGCTTTGCAGCCCGATGTTAAGGATTTGGCCGACAACATGAATAGGTTATCTCTGATTCCAGAAGATTTCGATGCCAAGCAAAAAGTGGAGAAGTGGCTGTCCACTCTTAACGAAATGCAGGCTTCCGATGCGTTGAACGAAAGCCAGGTGCGACAAATTCTCTTTGATTTGGAGTCGTCCTATGCAGATTTCAATAAATTATTGCACAGCCAATAG